A window from Triticum aestivum cultivar Chinese Spring chromosome 6D, IWGSC CS RefSeq v2.1, whole genome shotgun sequence encodes these proteins:
- the LOC123141400 gene encoding adenine nucleotide transporter BT1, chloroplastic/amyloplastic/mitochondrial codes for MAAAMAATTMVTKNNRASLAMDKKNWLLRPVPEIAFPWSSKPETRSLDFPRMALFASVGLSLSHGAQPVAREHDGKARPADDVAHQLAAAGEAGVQKAQKAKKAKKQQLGLRKVRVKIGNPHLRRLVSGAIAGAVSRTFVAPLETIRTHLMVGSSGADSMAGVFRWIMGTEGWPGLFRGNAVNVLRVAPSKAIEHFTYDTAKKYLTPEAGQPAKVPIPTPLVAGALAGVASTLCTYPMELVKTRLTIEKDVYDNLLHAFVKIVRDEGPGELYRGLAPSLIGVVPYAAANFYAYETLRGVYRRASGKEEVGNVPTLLIGSAAGAIASTATFPLEVARKQMQVGAVGGRQVYKNVLHAMYCILKNEGTAGLYRGLGPSCIKLMPAAGISFMCYEACKKILVDDKEDEPQEETETGQAGGQAAPKSSNGARP; via the exons ATGGCGGCGGCAATGGCGGCAACGACAATGGTGACCAAGAACAACCGCGCCTCGCTCGCCATGGACAAGAAGAACTGGTTACTGAGGCCGGTCCCTGAGATCGCCTTCCCTTGGAGCTCGAAGCCCGAGACCAGGAGCTTGGACTTCCCACGCATGGCTCTGTTCGCCAGCGTGGGACTCAGCCTGTCCCACGGCGCCCAGCCGGTGGCGCGCGAGCATGACGGGAAGGCTCGGCCCGCCGACGACGTCGCGCACCAGCTCGCAGCCGCGGGCGAGGCGGGCGTCCAGAAGGCCCAGAAGGCGAAAAAGGCCAAGAAGCAGCAGCTGGGTCTGAGGAAGGTGAGGGTCAAGATCGGCAACCCGCACCTGCGGCGGCTGGTCAGcggcgccatcgccggcgccgTGTCGAGGACTTTCGTGGCGCCCCTGGAGACGATCAGGACGCACCTGATGGTGGGAAGCTCCGGCGCCGACTCCATGGCCGGGGTTTTCCGGTGGATCATGGGGACGGAGGGGTGGCCCGGCCTCTTCCGCGGCAACGCCGTCAACGTCCTCCGCGTCGCGCCAAGCAAGGCCATCGAG CACTTCACTTACGACACGGCGAAGAAGTACCTAACCCCGGAGGCCGGCCAGCCAGCCAAGGTCCCCATCcccacgccgctcgtcgccggagcgctcgccggaGTGGCCTCAACCCTGTGCACCTATCCCATGGAGCTCGTCAAGACCCGTCTCACCATCGAG AAGGACGTGTACGACAACCTCCTCCACGCGTTCGTCAAGATCGTGCGCGACGAAGGCCCCGGGGAGCTGTACCGCGGGCTGGCGCCGAGCCTGATCGGCGTGGTGCCGTACGCGGCGGCCAACTTCTACGCCTACGAGACGCTGCGCGGCGTGTACCGCCGCGCgtcggggaaggaggaggtgggcaACGTGCCGACGCTGCTGATCGGGTCCGCGGCGGGCGCCATAGCCAGCACCGCCACGTTCCCGCTGGAGGTGGCGCGGAAGCAGATGCAGGTGGGCGCCGTGGGCGGGAGGCAGGTCTACAAGAACGTCCTGCACGCCATGTACTGCATCCTCAAGAACGAGGGCACCGCCGGACTCTACCGCGGGCTCGGCCCCAGCTGCATCAAGCTCATGCCCGCCGCCGGCATCTCCTTCATGTGCTACGAGGCCTGCAAGAAGATACTCGTCGACGACAAAGAAGACGAGCCCCAGGAGGAGACGGAGACCGGACAGGCAGGAGGACAGGCGGCGCCCAAGAGCTCCAACGGTGCTCGCCCATGA
- the LOC123144359 gene encoding uncharacterized protein: protein MIAASARRVAAAAASSSPSGRVSQLASTLNHQRWIHDRNKKAMELVAKGWSALQEVDRVIDFADRNDKRLIPLLRGAKENFELALEIDNMNTHARCWLAKMHFKYHVPGACKAIGAALLVEAANMGDPEAQYELGCRLRVENDHVQSDQQAFHYIEKAVDQLHPGALYLLGAVYITGDCVKRDIASAMWCFHRASEKGHAGAAIAYGSLLLKGAEVPEVITRFNSGKSPSTGKVRKRTIQQDSVKLAKEQFQIAAESGSDLGLRWLKRLGDYEKQPEELKQIQQ from the exons ATGATTGCCGCATCGGCGCGGCgggtcgctgccgccgccgcttcctCTTCCCCGTCCGGCCGTGTCTCCCAGCTGGCCTCGACGCTGAATCACCAG AGATGGATTCACGACCGGAACAAGAAGGCAATGGAGTTGGTGGCCAAGGGTTGGAGCGCCCTACAGGAGGTCGATCGCGTCATCGACTTCGCCGACCGCAACGACAAGCGACTAATCCCACTTCTCAGG GGCGCAAAGGAGAACTTTGAGCTGGCTCTAGAGATCGACAATATGAATACTCATGCGAGATGTTGGCTGGCCAAGATGCATTTCAAGTACCATGTTCCCGGGGCGTGCAAGGCAAT TGGTGCTGCTTTGCTTGTTGAAGCTGCGAACATGGGTGATCCAGAGGCACAGTATGAACTTGGATGTCGGCTAAGAGTTGAG AATGATCATGTTCAGTCTGATCAACAGGCCTTCCATTATATAGAGAAAGCTGTTGACCAG TTGCATCCTGGTGCTTTGTATCTTCTTGGTGCTGTATATATAACTGGGGATTGCGTCAAGAGGGACATAGCTTCAGCTATGTGGTGTTTCCATAGAGCTTCAGAAAAG GGACATGCTGGAGCTGCAATTGCATATGGTTCCCTTCTTCTGAAAG GTGCTGAAGTGCCTGAAGTCATTACCAGGTTCAACTCAGGCAAGAGTCCGTCAACTGGGAAGGTGCGAAAAAGGACCATACAGCAGGACTCAGTAAAGCTGGCAAAGGAGCAGTTCCAGATAGCAGCTGAGTCTGGATCTGACCTTGGTTTACGGTGGTTGAAGAGGCTTGGAGATTACGAAAAACAGCCCGAAGAGCTAAAGCAAATCCAGCAATGA
- the LOC123144360 gene encoding uncharacterized protein At2g34160, giving the protein MEEVTEAVNNLTIAEGAAATAGAEGHKKNRIQVSNTKKPLFFYVNLAKRYMQLHEEVELSALGMAIATVVTVAEILKNNGLAVEKKIMTSTVDVKDDTRNRPIQKAKIEILIGKTEKFDELMAAAAEEREAAGAEEEQS; this is encoded by the exons ATGGAGGAGGTGACGGAGGCGGTGAACAACCTTACCATAGCGGAAGGAGCAGCGGCGACGGCGGGAGCGGAGGGGCACAAGAAGAACCGCATCCAGGTCTCCAACACCAAGAAGCCCCTCTTCTTCTACGTCAACCTCGCCAAG AGGTACATGCAGCTGCACGAAGAGGTGGAGCTCTCGGCCCTCGGCATGG CTATTGCGACTGTGGTGACTGTTGCGGAAATTCTAAAAAATAACGGCCTTGCTGTTGAGAAGA AAATAATGACATCTACTGTCGATGTCAAAGATGATACAAGGAACCGCCCTATCcagaaggccaag ATCGAAATATTGATTGGCAAGACGGAGAAATTCGATGAACTGATGGCTGCCGCTGCAGAGGAGAGGGAGGCAGCGGGCGCTGAGGAAGAGCAAAGCTGA